One genomic window of Motacilla alba alba isolate MOTALB_02 chromosome 1, Motacilla_alba_V1.0_pri, whole genome shotgun sequence includes the following:
- the MRPL57 gene encoding ribosomal protein 63, mitochondrial has translation MFLTTVLLRKRIPGKQWIGKYRRPRQVTISMKQAMIRRLEIEAENEYWLSQPYLTQEQEYKHNTEERRAKWEAFKSLKQAKFPEHRYISDHLNHLNVTKKWTC, from the coding sequence atgtttttaacaaCAGTATTACTGCGGAAGAGAATTCCTGGAAAGCAATGGATTGGGAAGTACAGGCGACCAAGGCAGGTTACCATTTCGATGAAGCAAGCAATGATCCGAAGGTTGGAAATTGAAGCGGAGAACGAATATTGGCTCAGCCAACCTTACCTGACACAGGAACAGGAATACAAACACAACACGGAAGAGAGACGTGCCAAGTGGGAAGCTTTCAAAAGCCTGAAACAAGCCAAGTTTCCTGAGCACAGATACATCAGCGATCATTTAAACCACTTAAATGTGACAAAGAAGTGGACATGTTGA
- the SKA3 gene encoding spindle and kinetochore-associated protein 3 isoform X1: MDVTGAFFGKLRELALTVEKEVKQLERAMRREDEDYEDESPLAVLHDLHCEIKTQKEDVSASLGKICSEKKAVHEFMKASEILIQRNAADLGKIRELFQKYGYKPHVKDSTAEDEANSDSAMSVQNKSDEEKAKDVPHPSASTEKPPLPKDPLRNPQLSDFGLSQYAFSRPWSALKAQHTASARQLKARNETPLRLRTPQALPKTPKCKLKMDDYECVTPKLEHFGISEHTMCMNEDYTMSLIHKTSQTIKKLVKRGDDNGGNLPEMTVKEIMVTPASKSSKRAENAAADWMASPMVFVFCTPDVKNSSKTNNTVLSRSPETKELPLPSHAATPQCPDFQTRWLKAEAKQQVTPGGKLESVTKNDVKDTPYKEEKIPFAASSDEYLKHPGDPSPPKLEHYDHLLNTPPPPEITRIPDNVLKMLSQYNHKVDSKAKEMETKAGNTTRYESGSTDYSNKENRYDYTSQIWFNNLICRRYKEALMHLKIHSCLLFNYQNSSCFCD, from the exons ATGGACGTGACCGGCGCCTTCTTCGGCAAGCTGCGGGAGCTGGCCCTCACGGTGGAGAAGGAGGTGAAGCAGCTGGAGCGGGCCATGCGCCGGGAGGACGAGG ACTATGAAGATGAATCTCCACTCGCAGTCTTGCATGACCTCCACTGCGAAATCAAGACTCAGAAG GAAGATGTTAGTGCCAGTCTTGGTAAgatttgctctgaaaaaaaagcagttcatGAGTTTATGAAGGCAAGTGAAATCTTGAtacaaagaaatgcagcagatCTTGGAAAAATAAGAGAGCTGTTCCAGAAATATGGCTACAAACCACATGTCAAAGACTCTACAG caGAGGATGAAGCTAACAGTGACTCAGCAATGTCTGTCCAGAATAAATCtgatgaagaaaaagcaaaagatgtACCTCACCCATCTGCTTCTACAGAGAAGCCACCGCTGCCCAAAGACCCGCTGCGTAACCCCCAGCTCTCTGATTTTGGTCTCTCGCAATACGCCTTCTCCAGGCCTTGGAGCGCGCTGAAAGCGCAGCACACAGCGAGTGCGCGCCAGCTAAAGGCCAGGAATGAGACTCCACTGAGACTGCGAACACCGCAGGCTTTGCCCAAAACACCGAAATGCAAGCTAAAGATGGATGACTATGAGTGTGTAACACCAAAACTTGAGCACTTTGGCATTAGTGAACATACCATGTGTATGAATGAAGATTATACGATGTCACTTATTCATAAAACTTCTCAGACAATCAAAAA GTTGGTTAAAAGAGGAGACGATAACGGAGGGAATTTGCCAGAAATGACAGTCAAGGAAATCATGGTTACTCCTGCATCAAAATCCAGTAAGAGAGCTGAGAATG CAGCAGCTGACTGGATGGCTTCTCCTATGGTATTTGTGTTCTGTACTCCTGATGTGAAGAACTCTTCCAAAACAAATAACACAGTATTATCAAGGTCACCAGAGACAAAGGAACTGCCTCTTCCCAGTCATGCAGCAACACCACAGTGTCCAGATTTTCAAACAAGATGGCTAAAAGCAGAAGCTAAG CAGCAGGTAACACCAGGGGGGAAGCTTGAGTCAGTGACAAAGAATGATGTAAAAGATACACcatacaaagaagaaaaaattccttttgctgCAAGCTCTGATGAGTATCTGAAACATCCTGGGGACCCTTCCCCTCCCAAACTGGAACACTATGACCATTTACTCAATACTCCTCCACCTCCAGAAATAACAAGGATACCAGATAATGTTCTGAAG ATGCTTTCCCAATATAATCATAAAGTTGACTCTAAAGCCAAGGAAATGGAGACCAAGGCAGGAAATACTACAAGATATGAAAGTGGTTCCACTGATTACAGCAACAAAGAGAACAGGTATGATTACACTTCACAAATTTggtttaataatttaatttgtagGAGGTACAAAGAGGCTTTAATGCACTTAAAAATTCATAGTTGCTTGCTCTTCAACTATCAAAATAGCTCTTGTTTCTGTGACTAA
- the SKA3 gene encoding spindle and kinetochore-associated protein 3 isoform X4, whose translation MDVTGAFFGKLRELALTVEKEVKQLERAMRREDEDYEDESPLAVLHDLHCEIKTQKEDVSASLGKICSEKKAVHEFMKASEILIQRNAADLGKIRELFQKYGYKPHVKDSTAEDEANSDSAMSVQNKSDEEKAKDVPHPSASTEKPPLPKDPLRNPQLSDFGLSQYAFSRPWSALKAQHTASARQLKARNETPLRLRTPQALPKTPKCKLKMDDYECVTPKLEHFGISEHTMCMNEDYTMSLIHKTSQTIKKLVKRGDDNGGNLPEMTVKEIMVTPASKSSKRAENAAADWMASPMVFVFCTPDVKNSSKTNNTVLSRSPETKELPLPSHAATPQCPDFQTRWLKAEAKQQVTPGGKLESVTKNDVKDTPYKEEKIPFAASSDEYLKHPGDPSPPKLEHYDHLLNTPPPPEITRIPDNVLKMLSQYNHKVDSKAKEMETKAGNTTRYESGSTDYSNKENRGYCGVFKTNI comes from the exons ATGGACGTGACCGGCGCCTTCTTCGGCAAGCTGCGGGAGCTGGCCCTCACGGTGGAGAAGGAGGTGAAGCAGCTGGAGCGGGCCATGCGCCGGGAGGACGAGG ACTATGAAGATGAATCTCCACTCGCAGTCTTGCATGACCTCCACTGCGAAATCAAGACTCAGAAG GAAGATGTTAGTGCCAGTCTTGGTAAgatttgctctgaaaaaaaagcagttcatGAGTTTATGAAGGCAAGTGAAATCTTGAtacaaagaaatgcagcagatCTTGGAAAAATAAGAGAGCTGTTCCAGAAATATGGCTACAAACCACATGTCAAAGACTCTACAG caGAGGATGAAGCTAACAGTGACTCAGCAATGTCTGTCCAGAATAAATCtgatgaagaaaaagcaaaagatgtACCTCACCCATCTGCTTCTACAGAGAAGCCACCGCTGCCCAAAGACCCGCTGCGTAACCCCCAGCTCTCTGATTTTGGTCTCTCGCAATACGCCTTCTCCAGGCCTTGGAGCGCGCTGAAAGCGCAGCACACAGCGAGTGCGCGCCAGCTAAAGGCCAGGAATGAGACTCCACTGAGACTGCGAACACCGCAGGCTTTGCCCAAAACACCGAAATGCAAGCTAAAGATGGATGACTATGAGTGTGTAACACCAAAACTTGAGCACTTTGGCATTAGTGAACATACCATGTGTATGAATGAAGATTATACGATGTCACTTATTCATAAAACTTCTCAGACAATCAAAAA GTTGGTTAAAAGAGGAGACGATAACGGAGGGAATTTGCCAGAAATGACAGTCAAGGAAATCATGGTTACTCCTGCATCAAAATCCAGTAAGAGAGCTGAGAATG CAGCAGCTGACTGGATGGCTTCTCCTATGGTATTTGTGTTCTGTACTCCTGATGTGAAGAACTCTTCCAAAACAAATAACACAGTATTATCAAGGTCACCAGAGACAAAGGAACTGCCTCTTCCCAGTCATGCAGCAACACCACAGTGTCCAGATTTTCAAACAAGATGGCTAAAAGCAGAAGCTAAG CAGCAGGTAACACCAGGGGGGAAGCTTGAGTCAGTGACAAAGAATGATGTAAAAGATACACcatacaaagaagaaaaaattccttttgctgCAAGCTCTGATGAGTATCTGAAACATCCTGGGGACCCTTCCCCTCCCAAACTGGAACACTATGACCATTTACTCAATACTCCTCCACCTCCAGAAATAACAAGGATACCAGATAATGTTCTGAAG ATGCTTTCCCAATATAATCATAAAGTTGACTCTAAAGCCAAGGAAATGGAGACCAAGGCAGGAAATACTACAAGATATGAAAGTGGTTCCACTGATTACAGCAACAAAGAGAACAG AGGATATTGTGGAGTTTTCAAGACAAACATCTGA
- the SKA3 gene encoding spindle and kinetochore-associated protein 3 isoform X2, with product MDVTGAFFGKLRELALTVEKEVKQLERAMRREDEDYEDESPLAVLHDLHCEIKTQKEDVSASLGKICSEKKAVHEFMKASEILIQRNAADLGKIRELFQKYGYKPHVKDSTAEDEANSDSAMSVQNKSDEEKAKDVPHPSASTEKPPLPKDPLRNPQLSDFGLSQYAFSRPWSALKAQHTASARQLKARNETPLRLRTPQALPKTPKCKLKMDDYECVTPKLEHFGISEHTMCMNEDYTMSLIHKTSQTIKKLVKRGDDNGGNLPEMTVKEIMVTPASKSSKRAENAAADWMASPMVFVFCTPDVKNSSKTNNTVLSRSPETKELPLPSHAATPQCPDFQTRWLKAEAKQVTPGGKLESVTKNDVKDTPYKEEKIPFAASSDEYLKHPGDPSPPKLEHYDHLLNTPPPPEITRIPDNVLKMLSQYNHKVDSKAKEMETKAGNTTRYESGSTDYSNKENRYDYTSQIWFNNLICRRYKEALMHLKIHSCLLFNYQNSSCFCD from the exons ATGGACGTGACCGGCGCCTTCTTCGGCAAGCTGCGGGAGCTGGCCCTCACGGTGGAGAAGGAGGTGAAGCAGCTGGAGCGGGCCATGCGCCGGGAGGACGAGG ACTATGAAGATGAATCTCCACTCGCAGTCTTGCATGACCTCCACTGCGAAATCAAGACTCAGAAG GAAGATGTTAGTGCCAGTCTTGGTAAgatttgctctgaaaaaaaagcagttcatGAGTTTATGAAGGCAAGTGAAATCTTGAtacaaagaaatgcagcagatCTTGGAAAAATAAGAGAGCTGTTCCAGAAATATGGCTACAAACCACATGTCAAAGACTCTACAG caGAGGATGAAGCTAACAGTGACTCAGCAATGTCTGTCCAGAATAAATCtgatgaagaaaaagcaaaagatgtACCTCACCCATCTGCTTCTACAGAGAAGCCACCGCTGCCCAAAGACCCGCTGCGTAACCCCCAGCTCTCTGATTTTGGTCTCTCGCAATACGCCTTCTCCAGGCCTTGGAGCGCGCTGAAAGCGCAGCACACAGCGAGTGCGCGCCAGCTAAAGGCCAGGAATGAGACTCCACTGAGACTGCGAACACCGCAGGCTTTGCCCAAAACACCGAAATGCAAGCTAAAGATGGATGACTATGAGTGTGTAACACCAAAACTTGAGCACTTTGGCATTAGTGAACATACCATGTGTATGAATGAAGATTATACGATGTCACTTATTCATAAAACTTCTCAGACAATCAAAAA GTTGGTTAAAAGAGGAGACGATAACGGAGGGAATTTGCCAGAAATGACAGTCAAGGAAATCATGGTTACTCCTGCATCAAAATCCAGTAAGAGAGCTGAGAATG CAGCAGCTGACTGGATGGCTTCTCCTATGGTATTTGTGTTCTGTACTCCTGATGTGAAGAACTCTTCCAAAACAAATAACACAGTATTATCAAGGTCACCAGAGACAAAGGAACTGCCTCTTCCCAGTCATGCAGCAACACCACAGTGTCCAGATTTTCAAACAAGATGGCTAAAAGCAGAAGCTAAG CAGGTAACACCAGGGGGGAAGCTTGAGTCAGTGACAAAGAATGATGTAAAAGATACACcatacaaagaagaaaaaattccttttgctgCAAGCTCTGATGAGTATCTGAAACATCCTGGGGACCCTTCCCCTCCCAAACTGGAACACTATGACCATTTACTCAATACTCCTCCACCTCCAGAAATAACAAGGATACCAGATAATGTTCTGAAG ATGCTTTCCCAATATAATCATAAAGTTGACTCTAAAGCCAAGGAAATGGAGACCAAGGCAGGAAATACTACAAGATATGAAAGTGGTTCCACTGATTACAGCAACAAAGAGAACAGGTATGATTACACTTCACAAATTTggtttaataatttaatttgtagGAGGTACAAAGAGGCTTTAATGCACTTAAAAATTCATAGTTGCTTGCTCTTCAACTATCAAAATAGCTCTTGTTTCTGTGACTAA
- the SKA3 gene encoding spindle and kinetochore-associated protein 3 isoform X5, whose product MDVTGAFFGKLRELALTVEKEVKQLERAMRREDEDYEDESPLAVLHDLHCEIKTQKEDVSASLGKICSEKKAVHEFMKASEILIQRNAADLGKIRELFQKYGYKPHVKDSTAEDEANSDSAMSVQNKSDEEKAKDVPHPSASTEKPPLPKDPLRNPQLSDFGLSQYAFSRPWSALKAQHTASARQLKARNETPLRLRTPQALPKTPKCKLKMDDYECVTPKLEHFGISEHTMCMNEDYTMSLIHKTSQTIKKLVKRGDDNGGNLPEMTVKEIMVTPASKSSKRAENAADWMASPMVFVFCTPDVKNSSKTNNTVLSRSPETKELPLPSHAATPQCPDFQTRWLKAEAKQVTPGGKLESVTKNDVKDTPYKEEKIPFAASSDEYLKHPGDPSPPKLEHYDHLLNTPPPPEITRIPDNVLKMLSQYNHKVDSKAKEMETKAGNTTRYESGSTDYSNKENRGYCGVFKTNI is encoded by the exons ATGGACGTGACCGGCGCCTTCTTCGGCAAGCTGCGGGAGCTGGCCCTCACGGTGGAGAAGGAGGTGAAGCAGCTGGAGCGGGCCATGCGCCGGGAGGACGAGG ACTATGAAGATGAATCTCCACTCGCAGTCTTGCATGACCTCCACTGCGAAATCAAGACTCAGAAG GAAGATGTTAGTGCCAGTCTTGGTAAgatttgctctgaaaaaaaagcagttcatGAGTTTATGAAGGCAAGTGAAATCTTGAtacaaagaaatgcagcagatCTTGGAAAAATAAGAGAGCTGTTCCAGAAATATGGCTACAAACCACATGTCAAAGACTCTACAG caGAGGATGAAGCTAACAGTGACTCAGCAATGTCTGTCCAGAATAAATCtgatgaagaaaaagcaaaagatgtACCTCACCCATCTGCTTCTACAGAGAAGCCACCGCTGCCCAAAGACCCGCTGCGTAACCCCCAGCTCTCTGATTTTGGTCTCTCGCAATACGCCTTCTCCAGGCCTTGGAGCGCGCTGAAAGCGCAGCACACAGCGAGTGCGCGCCAGCTAAAGGCCAGGAATGAGACTCCACTGAGACTGCGAACACCGCAGGCTTTGCCCAAAACACCGAAATGCAAGCTAAAGATGGATGACTATGAGTGTGTAACACCAAAACTTGAGCACTTTGGCATTAGTGAACATACCATGTGTATGAATGAAGATTATACGATGTCACTTATTCATAAAACTTCTCAGACAATCAAAAA GTTGGTTAAAAGAGGAGACGATAACGGAGGGAATTTGCCAGAAATGACAGTCAAGGAAATCATGGTTACTCCTGCATCAAAATCCAGTAAGAGAGCTGAGAATG CAGCTGACTGGATGGCTTCTCCTATGGTATTTGTGTTCTGTACTCCTGATGTGAAGAACTCTTCCAAAACAAATAACACAGTATTATCAAGGTCACCAGAGACAAAGGAACTGCCTCTTCCCAGTCATGCAGCAACACCACAGTGTCCAGATTTTCAAACAAGATGGCTAAAAGCAGAAGCTAAG CAGGTAACACCAGGGGGGAAGCTTGAGTCAGTGACAAAGAATGATGTAAAAGATACACcatacaaagaagaaaaaattccttttgctgCAAGCTCTGATGAGTATCTGAAACATCCTGGGGACCCTTCCCCTCCCAAACTGGAACACTATGACCATTTACTCAATACTCCTCCACCTCCAGAAATAACAAGGATACCAGATAATGTTCTGAAG ATGCTTTCCCAATATAATCATAAAGTTGACTCTAAAGCCAAGGAAATGGAGACCAAGGCAGGAAATACTACAAGATATGAAAGTGGTTCCACTGATTACAGCAACAAAGAGAACAG AGGATATTGTGGAGTTTTCAAGACAAACATCTGA
- the SKA3 gene encoding spindle and kinetochore-associated protein 3 isoform X3 — MDVTGAFFGKLRELALTVEKEVKQLERAMRREDEDYEDESPLAVLHDLHCEIKTQKEDVSASLGKICSEKKAVHEFMKASEILIQRNAADLGKIRELFQKYGYKPHVKDSTAEDEANSDSAMSVQNKSDEEKAKDVPHPSASTEKPPLPKDPLRNPQLSDFGLSQYAFSRPWSALKAQHTASARQLKARNETPLRLRTPQALPKTPKCKLKMDDYECVTPKLEHFGISEHTMCMNEDYTMSLIHKTSQTIKKLVKRGDDNGGNLPEMTVKEIMVTPASKSSKRAENAADWMASPMVFVFCTPDVKNSSKTNNTVLSRSPETKELPLPSHAATPQCPDFQTRWLKAEAKQQVTPGGKLESVTKNDVKDTPYKEEKIPFAASSDEYLKHPGDPSPPKLEHYDHLLNTPPPPEITRIPDNVLKMLSQYNHKVDSKAKEMETKAGNTTRYESGSTDYSNKENRYDYTSQIWFNNLICRRYKEALMHLKIHSCLLFNYQNSSCFCD, encoded by the exons ATGGACGTGACCGGCGCCTTCTTCGGCAAGCTGCGGGAGCTGGCCCTCACGGTGGAGAAGGAGGTGAAGCAGCTGGAGCGGGCCATGCGCCGGGAGGACGAGG ACTATGAAGATGAATCTCCACTCGCAGTCTTGCATGACCTCCACTGCGAAATCAAGACTCAGAAG GAAGATGTTAGTGCCAGTCTTGGTAAgatttgctctgaaaaaaaagcagttcatGAGTTTATGAAGGCAAGTGAAATCTTGAtacaaagaaatgcagcagatCTTGGAAAAATAAGAGAGCTGTTCCAGAAATATGGCTACAAACCACATGTCAAAGACTCTACAG caGAGGATGAAGCTAACAGTGACTCAGCAATGTCTGTCCAGAATAAATCtgatgaagaaaaagcaaaagatgtACCTCACCCATCTGCTTCTACAGAGAAGCCACCGCTGCCCAAAGACCCGCTGCGTAACCCCCAGCTCTCTGATTTTGGTCTCTCGCAATACGCCTTCTCCAGGCCTTGGAGCGCGCTGAAAGCGCAGCACACAGCGAGTGCGCGCCAGCTAAAGGCCAGGAATGAGACTCCACTGAGACTGCGAACACCGCAGGCTTTGCCCAAAACACCGAAATGCAAGCTAAAGATGGATGACTATGAGTGTGTAACACCAAAACTTGAGCACTTTGGCATTAGTGAACATACCATGTGTATGAATGAAGATTATACGATGTCACTTATTCATAAAACTTCTCAGACAATCAAAAA GTTGGTTAAAAGAGGAGACGATAACGGAGGGAATTTGCCAGAAATGACAGTCAAGGAAATCATGGTTACTCCTGCATCAAAATCCAGTAAGAGAGCTGAGAATG CAGCTGACTGGATGGCTTCTCCTATGGTATTTGTGTTCTGTACTCCTGATGTGAAGAACTCTTCCAAAACAAATAACACAGTATTATCAAGGTCACCAGAGACAAAGGAACTGCCTCTTCCCAGTCATGCAGCAACACCACAGTGTCCAGATTTTCAAACAAGATGGCTAAAAGCAGAAGCTAAG CAGCAGGTAACACCAGGGGGGAAGCTTGAGTCAGTGACAAAGAATGATGTAAAAGATACACcatacaaagaagaaaaaattccttttgctgCAAGCTCTGATGAGTATCTGAAACATCCTGGGGACCCTTCCCCTCCCAAACTGGAACACTATGACCATTTACTCAATACTCCTCCACCTCCAGAAATAACAAGGATACCAGATAATGTTCTGAAG ATGCTTTCCCAATATAATCATAAAGTTGACTCTAAAGCCAAGGAAATGGAGACCAAGGCAGGAAATACTACAAGATATGAAAGTGGTTCCACTGATTACAGCAACAAAGAGAACAGGTATGATTACACTTCACAAATTTggtttaataatttaatttgtagGAGGTACAAAGAGGCTTTAATGCACTTAAAAATTCATAGTTGCTTGCTCTTCAACTATCAAAATAGCTCTTGTTTCTGTGACTAA